In Archangium violaceum, the following are encoded in one genomic region:
- a CDS encoding transglycosylase SLT domain-containing protein: protein MKAFVPLLAAAAAATSLAFTQAPPTEEPSAAPQAQTQNAPSEAQLSPPPDSEKVLVPPGYVEVLNPAFPDPPPPAPVQPRVFKGRSYGLDDLSPYFAEGKRKEAKEAFDKGFYTRARELLEKEGNSLPVRYLRALSAVRAGDDKRAAEEMTALAEDYPALRDRCLTHAGVALESLGRFSDAAVLLAQVPDSSRLYADARLALGRVLRKAKDTEAALAALAPLASRTSPSWGRNVGAEALLASADIAAEKKDKTREREFLWRLWAWHPLTPLAKQAEARLKGQQAPLEMKVVRGEQLIELNRNRQGLDVLEPLLPKLKLPDALACRAHFAYGKGQRKERQHTRAIAALTPVVDQCKERDLLPRALYVLGSSRSIVDQVRGTDTYERLAREFPEHSFADDALFYAADLYVKTGRLELAAQRLQELAKLYPQGDFLGEALFKDFWISRTLKAKDGGLSSLVEIEKRFADADETYDFERARYWRARTLQDRGDAKGAADLFEQLAVEHPATYYGLMARAMLGSLEPARLKRVEPQLDFTRQERRDPWPMHAGAMEKDPHFTAAVELMRLGFPEAVSSELLAVNRSNLPPENVRLLVLMLARAGDERAAHAVARVALRRDLSGRITPETRPVWEVAYPNAFRELIEKHTSAAGVEPDLLQALMREESALDPKALSWAGALGLTQLMPSTAQAVARQLKLKKVTNQSLLEPDVNIKLGAHYLGSLVKRFSGHTPFAVGGYNAGPLAIDRWRADRPGMPLDAWVEEVPIAETRGYIKRVLRSYNTYQLLYGRPAKAPAVQASR from the coding sequence ATGAAAGCCTTCGTCCCCCTGCTCGCCGCCGCCGCCGCCGCCACCTCGCTGGCCTTCACCCAGGCGCCCCCCACCGAGGAGCCCTCCGCGGCTCCCCAGGCCCAGACGCAGAATGCTCCGTCCGAGGCCCAGCTCTCTCCGCCCCCGGACTCGGAGAAGGTCCTGGTGCCCCCCGGGTACGTGGAGGTGCTCAACCCCGCGTTCCCGGACCCGCCCCCGCCCGCCCCCGTGCAGCCCCGCGTCTTCAAGGGCCGCTCCTACGGGCTGGATGACCTGTCCCCGTACTTCGCCGAGGGCAAGCGCAAGGAGGCCAAGGAGGCCTTCGACAAGGGCTTCTACACCCGCGCGCGCGAGCTGCTCGAGAAGGAGGGCAACTCGCTCCCGGTGCGCTACCTGCGCGCCCTGAGCGCCGTGCGTGCCGGGGACGACAAGCGCGCCGCCGAGGAGATGACCGCCCTCGCCGAGGACTACCCCGCGCTGCGCGACCGCTGCCTCACCCATGCCGGCGTGGCCCTGGAGTCGCTCGGACGCTTCAGCGACGCGGCCGTGCTGCTCGCCCAGGTGCCCGACAGCTCCCGGCTGTACGCCGATGCCCGCCTGGCGCTCGGCCGCGTCCTGCGCAAGGCCAAGGATACCGAGGCCGCGCTCGCCGCCCTCGCGCCCCTGGCCAGCCGCACCTCTCCCTCGTGGGGACGCAACGTCGGCGCCGAGGCCCTCCTGGCCAGCGCCGACATCGCCGCGGAGAAGAAGGACAAGACCCGCGAGCGCGAGTTCCTCTGGCGCCTGTGGGCCTGGCACCCGCTCACGCCCCTGGCGAAGCAGGCCGAGGCTCGCCTGAAGGGGCAGCAGGCGCCCCTGGAGATGAAGGTGGTGCGCGGCGAGCAGCTCATCGAGCTCAACCGCAACCGCCAGGGTCTCGACGTGCTCGAGCCCCTGCTGCCCAAGCTCAAGCTGCCGGACGCGCTCGCCTGCCGGGCCCACTTCGCCTACGGCAAGGGCCAGCGCAAGGAGCGCCAGCACACCCGCGCCATCGCCGCCCTCACCCCGGTGGTGGACCAGTGCAAGGAGCGCGATCTACTGCCGCGCGCCCTGTACGTGCTCGGCTCCTCGCGCTCCATCGTGGACCAGGTGAGGGGCACGGACACCTACGAGCGGCTGGCCCGGGAGTTCCCGGAGCACTCCTTCGCCGACGACGCGCTCTTCTACGCCGCGGACCTCTACGTGAAGACGGGCCGACTGGAGCTGGCCGCGCAGCGGCTCCAGGAGCTGGCGAAGCTCTACCCCCAGGGGGACTTCCTCGGCGAGGCGCTCTTCAAGGACTTCTGGATCTCCCGCACGCTGAAGGCCAAGGACGGCGGGCTCTCCAGCCTCGTGGAGATCGAGAAGCGCTTCGCCGACGCGGACGAGACGTACGACTTCGAGCGCGCGCGGTACTGGCGGGCGCGCACCCTGCAGGACCGGGGTGATGCCAAGGGCGCCGCGGATCTCTTCGAGCAGCTCGCGGTGGAGCACCCGGCCACCTACTACGGGCTGATGGCGCGCGCGATGCTGGGCTCGCTGGAGCCGGCGCGGTTGAAGCGCGTGGAGCCGCAGCTCGACTTCACCAGGCAGGAGCGCCGCGATCCCTGGCCGATGCACGCGGGGGCGATGGAGAAGGATCCGCACTTCACCGCCGCCGTGGAGCTGATGCGCCTGGGCTTCCCCGAGGCCGTGTCCTCGGAGCTGCTCGCCGTCAACCGTTCCAACCTGCCGCCGGAGAACGTCCGGTTGCTGGTCCTCATGCTGGCGCGAGCCGGCGACGAGCGCGCCGCGCATGCGGTGGCCCGCGTGGCGCTGCGCCGGGACCTGAGCGGCCGCATCACCCCGGAGACCCGGCCGGTGTGGGAGGTGGCCTACCCCAACGCCTTCCGCGAGCTCATCGAGAAGCACACCTCCGCGGCCGGCGTGGAGCCGGATCTGCTCCAGGCGCTGATGCGCGAGGAGAGCGCGTTGGATCCGAAGGCGCTCTCGTGGGCGGGTGCGCTGGGCCTCACCCAGCTCATGCCCTCCACGGCGCAGGCGGTGGCGCGTCAGCTCAAGCTCAAGAAGGTGACGAACCAGTCACTGCTGGAGCCGGACGTCAACATCAAGCTGGGCGCGCACTACCTGGGCTCGCTGGTGAAGCGCTTCTCCGGGCACACCCCGTTCGCGGTGGGCGGCTACAACGCCGGCCCGCTGGCCATCGACCGGTGGCGCGCGGACCGCCCGGGGATGCCGCTGGACGCGTGGGTGGAAGAGGTGCCCATCGCCGAGACGCGCGGCTACATCAAGCGGGTGTTGCGCTCCTACAACACCTACCAGCTGCTCTACGGCCGGCCCGCCAAGGCGCCCGCCGTGCAGGCCAGCAGGTGA
- a CDS encoding HNH endonuclease — MLNSAVLVLNRNYQPVHVTSVKRALSLLYLGVAKAIDTQYRLYEFKDWAELSASAPHDSINTIDRRIRVPRVVVLSAYEYLPRGRVRFSRLNIYARDHDTCQYCARTLPRSELNLDHVVPRSQGGKTSWENVVCSCVPCNLKKGGRTPEQAHMKLLKVPMRPRWTPLFRGASRRVTYREWLPFLNLADASYWNVELLDD, encoded by the coding sequence ATGTTGAACAGCGCCGTTCTCGTCCTGAACCGGAACTACCAACCGGTCCACGTCACCTCGGTGAAGCGGGCCCTCTCGCTGCTCTATCTGGGCGTCGCGAAGGCCATCGACACGCAGTATCGCCTCTATGAATTCAAGGACTGGGCCGAGCTGAGCGCCAGCGCCCCGCACGACAGCATCAACACCATCGACCGGCGCATCCGCGTGCCCCGCGTGGTGGTGCTCTCCGCCTACGAGTACCTGCCGCGCGGCCGGGTCCGCTTCTCCCGCCTCAACATCTACGCGCGCGACCATGACACCTGCCAGTACTGCGCCCGGACGCTGCCGCGCTCGGAGCTGAACCTGGATCACGTGGTGCCTCGCTCCCAGGGGGGCAAGACGAGCTGGGAGAACGTGGTGTGCTCGTGCGTGCCTTGCAACTTGAAGAAGGGCGGCCGCACGCCGGAGCAGGCGCACATGAAGCTCCTCAAGGTGCCCATGCGGCCGCGCTGGACGCCCCTCTTCCGAGGTGCCTCCCGCCGCGTCACCTACCGCGAGTGGCTGCCGTTCCTGAACCTGGCTGATGCCTCGTACTGGAACGTGGAGCTGCTCGACGACTGA
- the selA gene encoding L-seryl-tRNA(Sec) selenium transferase — translation MGAPSTNDGGKNALLRALPSIEQLLHRPSLEERLSGIPRARAVAALRLAVERVRERLLRGEARPFQDSDVEDALRVLATPNLRPVLNATGVVLHTNLGRAPLAPEAVARVAEVSRGYSNLEYDLDEGERGSRYAPVIELLTGLTGAEDALVVNNCAGAALLVLATLAAGREAIVSRGELVEIGGGFRVPDVMKQSGARLVEVGTTNRTRRSDYESALTPDTGVLMKVHRSNFALVGFTEEVETKELAALGRARGVPVFVDLGSGALVPLTGEGLTDEPTVPATVAAGADVVAFSGDKLLGGPQAGIIVGRAALLARVKKHPLTRALRIDKMTVAALEATLELYRDGRPEAVPTYRLLTQPPESLRARAERLLALLAVKGVKARVAPTSGQVGGGAMPLARLPSFACILTVGGPAAFLEYLREADVPVIGRISDGEVVLDVRCLAEEDLGPVAEAVGAASQGRQPC, via the coding sequence GTGGGTGCACCCTCGACCAACGACGGGGGGAAGAACGCGCTGCTGCGCGCGCTCCCCTCCATCGAGCAGCTCTTGCACCGCCCCTCCCTGGAGGAGCGGTTGTCGGGCATTCCGCGTGCCCGGGCCGTGGCGGCGCTGCGGCTGGCCGTGGAGCGGGTCCGCGAGCGGCTGTTGCGCGGTGAGGCCCGTCCCTTCCAGGACTCGGACGTGGAGGACGCGTTGCGCGTCCTGGCCACGCCCAACCTGCGGCCCGTGCTCAACGCCACCGGGGTGGTGCTGCACACCAACCTCGGCCGCGCGCCCCTGGCCCCCGAGGCCGTGGCCCGTGTGGCCGAGGTGTCGCGCGGCTACTCCAACCTCGAGTACGACCTGGACGAGGGCGAGCGTGGCAGCCGCTACGCTCCCGTCATCGAGCTGCTCACCGGGCTGACGGGCGCCGAGGATGCCCTCGTGGTGAACAACTGCGCGGGCGCGGCGCTGCTGGTGCTGGCCACGCTGGCCGCGGGTCGCGAGGCCATCGTCTCGCGCGGGGAGCTGGTGGAGATCGGCGGCGGCTTCCGGGTGCCGGACGTGATGAAGCAGTCCGGGGCGCGCCTCGTGGAGGTGGGCACCACCAACCGCACCCGGCGCTCGGACTACGAGTCGGCCCTCACGCCGGACACCGGCGTGTTGATGAAGGTGCACCGCTCCAACTTCGCGCTGGTGGGCTTCACCGAGGAGGTGGAGACGAAGGAGCTGGCGGCGCTGGGCCGCGCGCGCGGGGTGCCCGTGTTCGTGGATCTCGGCTCGGGAGCGCTGGTACCACTCACGGGCGAGGGCCTCACCGACGAGCCCACCGTGCCGGCCACCGTGGCCGCCGGGGCGGACGTGGTGGCCTTCTCCGGCGACAAGCTCCTGGGGGGGCCGCAGGCCGGCATCATCGTGGGCCGCGCCGCGTTGCTCGCCCGCGTGAAGAAGCATCCGCTCACCCGGGCCCTGCGCATCGACAAGATGACGGTGGCGGCCTTGGAGGCCACGCTGGAGCTGTACCGGGATGGGCGGCCGGAGGCGGTGCCCACGTACCGGTTGCTCACCCAGCCCCCGGAGTCCCTGCGTGCCCGCGCCGAGCGGCTGCTCGCGCTCCTGGCGGTGAAGGGGGTCAAGGCTCGCGTGGCTCCGACGTCGGGGCAGGTAGGCGGGGGAGCGATGCCCCTGGCCCGGTTGCCTTCCTTCGCGTGCATCCTCACCGTTGGGGGGCCGGCGGCCTTCCTGGAATACCTCCGGGAGGCGGACGTTCCGGTGATTGGGCGGATTTCGGACGGAGAGGTGGTCCTCGACGTCCGGTGCCTGGCGGAGGAGGACCTCGGGCCGGTCGCTGAAGCCGTTGGAGCGGCCTCACAGGGAAGGCAGCCATGTTGA
- a CDS encoding DUF1549 domain-containing protein yields MHWHLPSKSAAMLTVMLAISGLVGIDAHAQQCTPETPETVDPPNDRMSDTRLLRRIVLGLTGTTPTLEQYEAMAAAATPEAREAILRSTLDNALASPKFYERMLRFGHEWIAVGAYTTGASGDAYQGDMSGHLFKCAANTLHPGAYYHVNESKDPGKQCNNQDPDGNTAVPVVNMVEPWWAPGTRVEVLGKAGSNVTQVVDTTKGQTYDCGIASGGYYDPMLPAGCGCGPNLVWCSPLSGLGSASNHDLNVQRRHPYEEPARLFAHLAWHDRPLSDLVIGNYSVGTNWLRALYVRFGRQMGSNAVDSNTTWWRPDADGAPRDPLHPAPNDPQAWREFVVEDLEPFHLALTNNRTRSGSIDRTYRFDPRTTAEAPKGLPAAGVLTMIGAMSSFPRERVRAARFLEIFACQSFTPPPADVHFPPYDTDPAKGGTCLHCHKTLDPAAISFKRWDFNPAMSYYVPWPFIPGMGRHRVTKEWLSGQYPHSGNMPGNRWRNAFLPNTVLTPVTPEQITANPEAVLLDTMPESYTLLGLPGDGTMGPLGFGKLLVRSGEFDRCASRKLYSMFIGRELDPASEKHFIDKLAREFVARDRKLRPFIRYLFEQPELRRGL; encoded by the coding sequence ATGCACTGGCATTTGCCCTCGAAGAGCGCGGCCATGCTGACGGTGATGCTCGCGATCTCCGGACTCGTCGGGATCGATGCGCACGCCCAGCAATGCACTCCTGAGACTCCCGAGACGGTCGATCCGCCCAATGACCGGATGAGCGATACGCGGCTGTTGCGGCGCATCGTGCTCGGGCTCACCGGCACCACTCCGACCCTCGAGCAGTACGAAGCGATGGCGGCCGCGGCCACGCCCGAAGCGCGAGAAGCGATCCTGCGCTCGACGCTCGATAACGCGCTCGCCTCGCCGAAGTTCTACGAGCGGATGCTGCGCTTCGGCCACGAGTGGATCGCGGTGGGCGCGTACACCACCGGCGCTTCCGGCGACGCGTACCAGGGCGACATGTCCGGCCACCTCTTCAAGTGCGCCGCGAACACCCTGCACCCGGGCGCGTACTACCACGTGAACGAGTCGAAGGACCCGGGCAAGCAGTGCAACAACCAGGACCCGGATGGCAATACCGCCGTGCCCGTGGTGAACATGGTCGAGCCCTGGTGGGCACCGGGAACACGGGTCGAGGTGCTCGGAAAGGCCGGCTCCAACGTCACCCAGGTGGTCGATACCACCAAGGGACAGACGTACGACTGCGGCATCGCGAGCGGCGGCTACTACGATCCCATGCTGCCCGCCGGGTGCGGCTGCGGACCGAACCTGGTGTGGTGCTCACCGCTCTCCGGCCTGGGGAGCGCGAGCAACCATGACCTCAACGTTCAACGGCGCCATCCGTACGAGGAACCCGCGCGCCTGTTCGCGCACCTCGCGTGGCACGACCGGCCGCTGTCGGATCTCGTCATCGGCAACTACTCGGTGGGAACCAACTGGCTGCGCGCGCTGTACGTGCGCTTCGGCCGGCAGATGGGCAGCAACGCGGTGGACTCGAACACGACGTGGTGGCGCCCGGACGCGGACGGCGCGCCTCGCGACCCGCTGCACCCGGCACCGAATGATCCGCAGGCGTGGCGCGAGTTCGTGGTCGAGGACCTGGAGCCCTTCCACCTCGCGCTCACCAACAACCGGACGCGCTCCGGCAGCATCGATCGCACGTACCGCTTCGATCCCCGCACCACGGCCGAAGCGCCCAAGGGTCTTCCCGCGGCCGGCGTGCTCACCATGATCGGCGCGATGTCCTCGTTCCCCCGCGAGCGCGTCCGGGCCGCGCGCTTCCTCGAGATCTTCGCCTGTCAGAGCTTCACGCCGCCTCCCGCGGACGTGCACTTCCCCCCGTATGACACCGATCCCGCGAAGGGCGGAACGTGCCTGCACTGCCACAAGACGCTCGATCCCGCGGCCATCTCGTTCAAGCGGTGGGATTTCAATCCGGCCATGAGCTACTACGTGCCGTGGCCCTTCATCCCGGGCATGGGCCGTCACCGCGTCACGAAGGAGTGGCTGTCCGGGCAGTATCCGCACAGCGGCAACATGCCGGGCAACCGGTGGAGGAACGCGTTCCTCCCCAACACCGTGCTGACCCCGGTCACCCCCGAGCAGATCACCGCCAATCCGGAAGCGGTGCTGCTCGACACGATGCCCGAGTCGTACACACTGCTCGGTCTGCCCGGTGACGGCACGATGGGTCCGCTCGGGTTCGGAAAGCTCCTCGTCCGCTCCGGCGAGTTCGATCGCTGCGCCTCGCGCAAGCTCTACTCGATGTTCATCGGCCGTGAGCTGGACCCGGCCTCCGAGAAGCACTTCATCGACAAGCTCGCCCGGGAGTTCGTCGCACGCGACCGCAAGCTCCGGCCCTTCATCCGCTACCTCTTCGAGCAGCCCGAGCTGCGGAGGGGACTGTAA
- a CDS encoding sensor histidine kinase, with translation MDIRTQSALLASIIGLALGVSMLLRAGRPRVLTLYSVFALTVGGYYLSSFFHSLFARAEYPWVSRVAVGATILLASLVPGAAVAFFLEFLGVSKGTHLLGRRLAFLSAVFGLAVAVSPLAQKGWVRVVMGAWVLGALLASVSLLLRRVSTTESRIEKLRLTYLAIGAGAAILFSALDLLGRFGLPFPALGPVFTTLYLFFLAQTLLRLRLMDLHELLGKIASQTVLATILAAVFTVLTVWVDENNTSLFLFNTVVAAFVVLILLEPLRVKVEEQVVAIFFRERFELLRVLGNARTRMAGVIEISELARMVLDALHESGRITHASLYLLAEDRPGYRLLDARGPAPVSFLDTGAARGVLFAVASGQKAVLLENLERRIVVLRQQAVEGKRFRDELKRLNDTRAALLQMKAGITVPLLGNDRVIGFLNLWDERVPEAYASDEIALILEVAERLATALESSKLYEKIRERDRLAALGEMAAGLAHEIRNPLGAIKGAAQCLDPKRLPGEEGEFLEVIVEEVNRLNGVVSAFLDYARPLKQTFGPTDLNEVVTRTVRLIQNEMPQGIELKVEQEESLPRVEADAEQLKQVLINLVQNAMQAMADTGGAITVKTMRPERFNDFRPSGDSFVEVHVSDTGPGIPQDEHQHIFVPFYTTKQKGTGLGLAICQRIVKNHGGTLVVQSKPDEGATFIIRLPAPPAEPVQLPEPVIVDGTPFPTTKPAEAQPSEGATAEGVPPKPERKPKREKKRRAS, from the coding sequence ATGGACATCCGGACACAGAGCGCGCTTCTCGCATCCATCATCGGGCTGGCGCTCGGCGTTTCCATGTTGTTGAGGGCGGGACGTCCACGAGTGCTCACGCTCTACTCCGTCTTCGCGCTGACGGTGGGCGGGTACTACCTGTCCAGCTTCTTCCACAGCCTGTTCGCGCGTGCTGAGTACCCGTGGGTGTCGAGGGTGGCCGTGGGCGCCACCATTCTACTGGCTTCTCTGGTTCCTGGCGCGGCAGTGGCCTTCTTCCTCGAATTCTTGGGAGTGAGCAAGGGCACGCATCTGCTCGGCAGGCGGCTCGCCTTCCTCTCCGCCGTCTTCGGTCTGGCGGTTGCGGTGTCGCCTCTCGCACAGAAGGGCTGGGTGCGGGTGGTCATGGGCGCCTGGGTGCTCGGGGCCCTGCTGGCCTCGGTTTCGTTGCTGCTCCGACGAGTCAGCACCACCGAGTCGCGCATCGAGAAGCTGCGGCTGACGTACCTGGCCATCGGGGCCGGGGCGGCCATCCTGTTCTCCGCGTTGGACCTGCTGGGGCGCTTCGGCCTGCCCTTCCCCGCCCTGGGGCCGGTCTTCACCACGCTCTACCTGTTCTTCCTGGCCCAGACGCTGCTGCGGCTGCGGCTGATGGACCTGCACGAGCTGCTGGGGAAGATCGCCTCGCAGACGGTGCTGGCCACCATCCTGGCCGCGGTCTTCACCGTGCTGACGGTGTGGGTGGACGAGAACAACACCTCGCTCTTCCTGTTCAACACGGTGGTGGCGGCGTTCGTGGTGCTCATCCTCCTGGAGCCGCTGCGGGTGAAGGTGGAGGAGCAGGTGGTGGCCATCTTCTTCCGCGAGCGCTTCGAGCTGCTGCGGGTGCTGGGCAACGCGCGGACGAGGATGGCGGGCGTCATCGAGATCTCCGAGCTGGCGCGCATGGTGCTGGACGCGCTGCACGAGTCGGGGCGCATCACCCACGCGTCGCTGTACCTGCTGGCGGAGGATCGGCCGGGGTACCGGCTGCTGGACGCCCGGGGCCCGGCGCCGGTGAGTTTCCTGGACACGGGCGCGGCGCGCGGCGTGCTGTTCGCGGTGGCCTCGGGACAGAAGGCGGTGCTGCTGGAGAACCTGGAGCGGCGCATCGTGGTGCTGCGGCAGCAGGCGGTGGAGGGCAAGCGCTTCCGGGACGAGCTCAAGCGGCTCAACGACACGCGCGCGGCGCTCCTGCAGATGAAGGCCGGCATCACCGTGCCGCTGCTGGGCAATGACCGCGTCATCGGCTTCCTCAACCTGTGGGACGAGCGCGTGCCGGAGGCCTACGCCTCGGACGAGATCGCCCTGATCCTCGAGGTGGCCGAGCGGTTGGCGACGGCGCTGGAGAGCTCGAAGCTGTACGAGAAGATCCGCGAGCGCGACCGCCTGGCGGCCCTGGGCGAGATGGCGGCGGGCCTGGCGCACGAAATCCGCAACCCGCTGGGCGCCATCAAGGGCGCGGCGCAGTGTCTGGATCCGAAGCGCCTGCCGGGCGAGGAAGGCGAGTTCCTGGAGGTCATCGTCGAGGAGGTGAACCGCCTGAACGGAGTGGTGTCGGCGTTCCTCGACTACGCGCGGCCCTTGAAGCAGACCTTCGGGCCCACGGACCTGAACGAGGTGGTGACGCGGACGGTGCGCCTCATCCAGAACGAGATGCCCCAGGGCATCGAGTTGAAGGTGGAGCAGGAGGAGTCGCTGCCCCGGGTGGAGGCGGACGCGGAGCAGTTGAAGCAGGTGCTGATCAACCTGGTGCAGAACGCGATGCAGGCGATGGCCGACACCGGGGGCGCCATCACGGTGAAGACGATGAGGCCGGAGCGCTTCAACGACTTCCGGCCCTCGGGGGACTCGTTCGTGGAGGTGCACGTGTCGGACACCGGTCCGGGCATCCCCCAGGACGAGCACCAGCACATCTTCGTGCCCTTCTACACGACGAAACAGAAGGGAACGGGGCTGGGGCTGGCGATCTGCCAGCGCATCGTGAAGAACCACGGCGGGACGCTGGTGGTGCAGAGCAAGCCGGACGAGGGCGCGACGTTCATCATCCGCCTGCCCGCGCCCCCGGCCGAGCCCGTCCAACTTCCGGAGCCGGTCATCGTGGACGGAACGCCCTTCCCCACCACGAAGCCCGCCGAGGCCCAGCCCTCGGAAGGCGCCACGGCGGAAGGGGTACCGCCGAAGCCCGAGCGCAAACCGAAGCGCGAGAAAAAGCGCCGCGCGAGCTGA